The stretch of DNA CGCGCAGGAGGGTGTGCTGGCATCGTCTACCAGAATGCACGGCAGGTTTTGGGTGAGCAGGGCATCGACCACGGTAGTGATCGCGGTTTCGTGGTTGTAGACCGGAATCACGGCGCAAGGGTTATGCATACCGATTCTCCACAGGAAGACTGCAGTGACTGCTTCGCGAGCAGGCTCGCTCCCACATGAGATCGCGGTTCCTGTGGGAGTGAGCCTGCTCGCGATTGAGTGCGCAGCACTCACCAGGGTCAATCATGCTCTACACCCAAAAGAATCCGGCCACTTGAGCACGTCGCCGTGTCATTGCGATAAGCGAAATACAGCTTGCCGCGCTCAGAGTCGAAGCGCAGGTGCAGCTGGATTTCATCGCCGGGGCGCACCAGTTGCTGGAATTTCAGCACTTCCATGCCGGCAAATTTGCCGGGCAGGTTCAGCAATTGCTGACCAAGTTTCAGCGCCCATTCGACTTGCACCACACCCGGCAGCACCGGGGCCTTGGGAAAGTGGCCGCTGAAATAGGCCAGATCCGCTGGCACCGCCAGTTGCAGGCTCCACTCGCCATCGGTTTCGACCTTCTCCAGCACTTCCGGGGCCTTAGGCCGTGGCGCCAGCAGCAGTGCTTCGATGTCAGCCTGCGGCAGCTTGCCCTGGCTGTTCAGCGGCAGTTGCCGCACCAGACGCCAGCGCCGAGGCAAGGCCAGGGCTTCGCAATGCTCGCTCAAGTGTTTGCGCAGGGCTTCAGTCAGGTTGCGGCGGCCCTGTTCGCGCAAGGCGAACAGACCTTCCTCGCTGAGCACCAGCAGTGCCCCAAGGACCGCGCGGTTTTCCTGAACCACGCCCAGCCGTGCTTCGGCGACCCAGTCGTGAGCGACCAGCGCCTGCTCCAGCATCGGCAGGGAAATGCGCTTTTCTTCGAGCTTGACGATGCGGTCCAGCCGCCCCAGCAATTCGAAACGGCCGTCGGCGGCGATGCGTGCGGCATCGGCGGTGTGTTCGACATGCCCGGTCGGCAGATAGGGAGATGCGATCAGCAGCGCGCCGTCGCTGTCCTGGCTCAGCTCAACCCCGGCGAATGGCTGCCACAGGCTGGCACCTTGACGCCAGGCGATGCCACCGGTTTCCGAACTGCCGAGGATTTCCGTCGGCCACTGCTGCAAACGTTGCTGCAGGCTGTGCGCGGCTTCAAGCGGCAACGCGCCGCCGGAGGAAAACACCCGGCGCACGGCACTGAGGGCCGGCCAGTCGAGGTTGTCACCCATACGCTTGAGCAGCGCCGGGCTGGCGACCCAGGCAAAGGCCGGATACTCGCGGCTGGCACGCTGCAAGTCTTCGGGAAACGCCAGCTGTTTGCGCACAAACGGGCGCCCGGCGCACAAAGGCCACAGCACGCGAAACAGCAAGCCATAGATATGCTGGGTGGCAACGCTGCCGATGATGCAGGCCTCGCCGAGGTCCGCGCCCCACAACTGCTCCAGCGCTTCGACTTCGTTGGCCAGTTGGCGCAGGGATTTGTCGATGCGCTTGGGCTCGCCGCTGGAGCCGGACGTGCACAGGCTCAGACGGCACTGGTCGAGATCCAGTTCGGCGCCGGGCAGTGGCGGTTGCTGAACGTCGTTCAGTTGCGTGTCACCGGCTTGATCCGTCAGCCACAGATCGACTTCAGCGGACCAGCGCTGGCGGGTTTGTGGCTGCAGATCCGCAGGCAGCAGAACGCTGACGCCAGCGCGCCATGCGCCCAGCAAAGCGATGGCCAGTTCGGCGGCATCTTCCAGATGCACAGCCAGGCGCTTCACGCCCTGCGCTTGCAGACCGGCGGCAACGCTCAACGCCTGTTCGCACAGTTGCGCGTGATCGAGTGCCGGTGCGTGGCTGATTGCCCGCGCCGGCGCAGCCTTGAGCAACAGGTGCTCAAGTTTTATCCAGTTCATTTACGGCCTCTTACCCGTTGTCGTATCAGCCATTCAATGGCAAACATCAGGCCGATCAATCCATAGGAGATCAGGCCGGTGTACAACATCCACCAATGCAGCGGCGCCCACAGGGTCAGGAGGGCGGCGCACAAACCGTTGCAGAAGAAAAACACGCTCCAGGCCATGGTGACCTGGCGGGT from Pseudomonas sp. P8_229 encodes:
- a CDS encoding AMP-binding protein; the encoded protein is MNWIKLEHLLLKAAPARAISHAPALDHAQLCEQALSVAAGLQAQGVKRLAVHLEDAAELAIALLGAWRAGVSVLLPADLQPQTRQRWSAEVDLWLTDQAGDTQLNDVQQPPLPGAELDLDQCRLSLCTSGSSGEPKRIDKSLRQLANEVEALEQLWGADLGEACIIGSVATQHIYGLLFRVLWPLCAGRPFVRKQLAFPEDLQRASREYPAFAWVASPALLKRMGDNLDWPALSAVRRVFSSGGALPLEAAHSLQQRLQQWPTEILGSSETGGIAWRQGASLWQPFAGVELSQDSDGALLIASPYLPTGHVEHTADAARIAADGRFELLGRLDRIVKLEEKRISLPMLEQALVAHDWVAEARLGVVQENRAVLGALLVLSEEGLFALREQGRRNLTEALRKHLSEHCEALALPRRWRLVRQLPLNSQGKLPQADIEALLLAPRPKAPEVLEKVETDGEWSLQLAVPADLAYFSGHFPKAPVLPGVVQVEWALKLGQQLLNLPGKFAGMEVLKFQQLVRPGDEIQLHLRFDSERGKLYFAYRNDTATCSSGRILLGVEHD